In Acanthochromis polyacanthus isolate Apoly-LR-REF ecotype Palm Island chromosome 18, KAUST_Apoly_ChrSc, whole genome shotgun sequence, the following proteins share a genomic window:
- the pdlim5b gene encoding PDZ and LIM domain protein 5b isoform X1, whose protein sequence is MSSNYSVTLPGPGPWGFRLQGGKDFCLPLTISRLTDGGKAAKAKISVGDIILSIDGVSTESMNHLEAQNKIKACTDHLSLTLQRPPAAPKDGVPKDEPQEIIKPVPITHPAPSTAYSKPLSQPSPAYNKTARPFGGDSGGVTASSSPAAPKVASIPSESSAFTPAAPSQPPQPPFLLKSSLPASESAPKPGLGRSAFTSPSASSSSSNSSSPARVTAPSSHPNVPQPSVYNTPINLYSNANACEVAMGQRRGLLESQGLSEHINGKVGMEPENNASPLNDASKKRLIEDTEDWHPRAGTGQSRSFRILAQLTGTENEQIPENSGKNEAFDKTAPTVYTSAAAKTFSKSAASPRNGSVAPASTFQSPSAPNKAASQPGFPSGLLKGGVGPSFGKVASPPSKGPDRPTPQPHPEDLNSLVQRAEHIPAGTRTPMCNKCNNVIRGPFLVAMGMSWHPEEFNCAHCHSSLADRGFVEEKGQVYCERCYEQFFAPTCGRCQQKILGEVMNALKQTWHVSCFVCVACQQPIRGNMFHMEDGQPYCEKDYYNLFGTNCHGCDFPIEAGDQFLEALGFTWHDTCFVCAVCSTNLEGQAFFSKKDKPLCKKHAHTVNI, encoded by the exons CTGACTGATGGAGGAAAGGCAGCCAAAGCCAAGATTAGTGTTGGAGACATCATTTTGTCTATTGATGGCGTTTCCACAGAGAGCATGAATCACCTAGAGGCCCAGAACAAGATAAAGGCCTGCACGGACCATCTCAGTCTCACTCTGCAGAG ACCTCCAGCTGCCCCTAAAGATGGAGTTCCCAAG GATGAACCTCAGGAAATCATTAAGCCTGTGCCAATCACTCACCCCGCCCCGAGCACCGCATACTCAAAGCCACTCAGTCAGCCCAGTCCTGCATACAACAAGACAGCTCGGCCTTTTGGGGGCGACAGCGGTGGGGTTACGGCTTCTTCCTCCCCGGCTGCTCCCAAAGTCGCCTCTATTCCTTCCGAGTCATCTGCTTTTACACCAGCTGCCCCCTCTCAACCACCGCAGCCTCCATTTCTGCTGAAGTCGAGCCTACCTGCCTCAGAATCGGCTCCCAAACCCGGCCTCGGTCGCTCCGCCTTCACCTCCCCgtctgcctcttcctcctcctctaacTCCTCCTCTCCAGCCAGAGTGACAGCCCCCTCCTCCCATCCTAATGTCCCACAGCCCTCCGTCTATAACACACCCATCAACCTGTACTCCAATGCCAATGCTTGTGAGGTGGCTATGGGGCAGAGGCGAGGTCTGTTGGAGAGCCAGGGCCTGTCAGAGCACATCAACGG GAAAGTTGGTATGGAGCCAGAGAATAATGCATCTCCACTGAACGATGCCAGCAAGAAGCGTCTGATTGAAGACACAGAGGACTGGCATCCACGAGCAGGAACCGGCCAATCCCGCTCCTTCCGGATTCTGGCCCAGCTGACCGGCACTGAGAATG AGCAAATTCCAGAGAACAGTGGAAAGAA TGAGGCATTTGACAAAACCGCTCCCACTGTGTACACATCGGCTGCAGCGAAAACGTTTTCCAAATCTGCAGCATCACCCAGGAACGGCAGCGTCGCCCCTGCATCCACATTTCAGAGCCCTTCAGCCCCGAACAAAGCCGCCTCCCAGCCTGGATTTCCATCAG GTCTCCTCAAGGGTGGAGTAGGTCCCTCCTTTGGTAAAGTTGCCAGTCCTCCTTCCAAAGGCCCAGACCGCCCCACTCCTCAGCCACATCCAGAGGACCTCAACTCTCTGGTGCAGCGAGCTGAGCACATCCCAGCTGGTACTCGCACCCCGATGTGCAACAAGTGCAACAATGTCATCAG GGGCCCATTCCTCGTGGCCATGGGCATGTCATGGCACCCTGAGGAATTCAACTGTGCTCACTGCCACTCCTCTCTGGCAGACCGTGGATTTGTGGAAGAGAAGGGCCAGGTGTACTGCGAGCGTTGCTACGAGCAGTTCTTTGCTCCCACCTGCGGCCGCTGCCAGCAGAAGATTCTCGGG GAAGTCATGAATGCCCTGAAACAGACCTGGCACGTGTCCTGTTTCGTCTGCGTAGCCtgccagcagccaatcagaggcaacATGTTCCACATGGAGGATGGGCAGCCATACTGTGAAAAAG ACTACTACAACCTGTTTGGGACCAACTGCCACGGCTGCGACTTCCCCATCGAGGCAGGGGATCAGTTCCTGGAGGCTCTGGGATTCACCTGGCATGAcacctgttttgtgtgtgcg gTCTGCTCTACTAACCTGGAAGGTCAGGCGTTCTTCTCCAAAAAAGACAAGCCTTTGTGCAAGAAACACGCCCACACTGTTAACATCTGA
- the pdlim5b gene encoding PDZ and LIM domain protein 5b isoform X2, whose protein sequence is MSSNYSVTLPGPGPWGFRLQGGKDFCLPLTISRLTDGGKAAKAKISVGDIILSIDGVSTESMNHLEAQNKIKACTDHLSLTLQRPPAAPKDGVPKEEGETDTKKVGMEPENNASPLNDASKKRLIEDTEDWHPRAGTGQSRSFRILAQLTGTENEQIPENSGKNEAFDKTAPTVYTSAAAKTFSKSAASPRNGSVAPASTFQSPSAPNKAASQPGFPSGLLKGGVGPSFGKVASPPSKGPDRPTPQPHPEDLNSLVQRAEHIPAGTRTPMCNKCNNVIRGPFLVAMGMSWHPEEFNCAHCHSSLADRGFVEEKGQVYCERCYEQFFAPTCGRCQQKILGEVMNALKQTWHVSCFVCVACQQPIRGNMFHMEDGQPYCEKDYYNLFGTNCHGCDFPIEAGDQFLEALGFTWHDTCFVCAVCSTNLEGQAFFSKKDKPLCKKHAHTVNI, encoded by the exons CTGACTGATGGAGGAAAGGCAGCCAAAGCCAAGATTAGTGTTGGAGACATCATTTTGTCTATTGATGGCGTTTCCACAGAGAGCATGAATCACCTAGAGGCCCAGAACAAGATAAAGGCCTGCACGGACCATCTCAGTCTCACTCTGCAGAG ACCTCCAGCTGCCCCTAAAGATGGAGTTCCCAAG GAGGAAGGAGAAACAGACACCAA GAAAGTTGGTATGGAGCCAGAGAATAATGCATCTCCACTGAACGATGCCAGCAAGAAGCGTCTGATTGAAGACACAGAGGACTGGCATCCACGAGCAGGAACCGGCCAATCCCGCTCCTTCCGGATTCTGGCCCAGCTGACCGGCACTGAGAATG AGCAAATTCCAGAGAACAGTGGAAAGAA TGAGGCATTTGACAAAACCGCTCCCACTGTGTACACATCGGCTGCAGCGAAAACGTTTTCCAAATCTGCAGCATCACCCAGGAACGGCAGCGTCGCCCCTGCATCCACATTTCAGAGCCCTTCAGCCCCGAACAAAGCCGCCTCCCAGCCTGGATTTCCATCAG GTCTCCTCAAGGGTGGAGTAGGTCCCTCCTTTGGTAAAGTTGCCAGTCCTCCTTCCAAAGGCCCAGACCGCCCCACTCCTCAGCCACATCCAGAGGACCTCAACTCTCTGGTGCAGCGAGCTGAGCACATCCCAGCTGGTACTCGCACCCCGATGTGCAACAAGTGCAACAATGTCATCAG GGGCCCATTCCTCGTGGCCATGGGCATGTCATGGCACCCTGAGGAATTCAACTGTGCTCACTGCCACTCCTCTCTGGCAGACCGTGGATTTGTGGAAGAGAAGGGCCAGGTGTACTGCGAGCGTTGCTACGAGCAGTTCTTTGCTCCCACCTGCGGCCGCTGCCAGCAGAAGATTCTCGGG GAAGTCATGAATGCCCTGAAACAGACCTGGCACGTGTCCTGTTTCGTCTGCGTAGCCtgccagcagccaatcagaggcaacATGTTCCACATGGAGGATGGGCAGCCATACTGTGAAAAAG ACTACTACAACCTGTTTGGGACCAACTGCCACGGCTGCGACTTCCCCATCGAGGCAGGGGATCAGTTCCTGGAGGCTCTGGGATTCACCTGGCATGAcacctgttttgtgtgtgcg gTCTGCTCTACTAACCTGGAAGGTCAGGCGTTCTTCTCCAAAAAAGACAAGCCTTTGTGCAAGAAACACGCCCACACTGTTAACATCTGA